From one Syntrophorhabdaceae bacterium genomic stretch:
- a CDS encoding helix-turn-helix transcriptional regulator: MSRKKSRPYDITQFGERIRYIRDSLYLTQDRFAEILGISRPYVSELEKGKYVPSDQLTLSISRAFNVLPGWLRTGEGEKFDRIDDTVFPVIGEICKVIEQRNGPLSLYTYALLTGVDVNHLYDEKKRMERFPSIHADDMFRALVEILKEGNNVKVGAVRAFLFSMMPPRGEGTTIYNNEDWAREDALSRIRWAKRLAATGDINDAIKEYHYELGLLSRFELANSREEIYRLVKDEYRESIRRNEKYNNALETLITTVKAKPGIREASLHRHSKLSPKDMHYVQLAAEDLGCIRRMVKGKTSVFFPT, encoded by the coding sequence ATGTCAAGAAAAAAAAGTCGGCCATATGACATAACCCAATTTGGTGAACGGATTCGATATATCAGAGATTCCCTGTATCTTACGCAGGATAGATTCGCCGAGATACTCGGAATCTCAAGACCTTATGTCTCGGAATTGGAAAAAGGGAAATATGTTCCTTCGGACCAACTTACATTAAGCATCAGTCGCGCCTTTAATGTTTTGCCCGGATGGCTACGCACGGGAGAAGGAGAGAAATTTGATCGGATCGATGATACTGTCTTTCCTGTTATCGGTGAGATATGCAAGGTGATCGAGCAAAGAAACGGACCCCTGAGCCTGTATACTTATGCCCTTCTTACTGGTGTGGATGTAAATCATCTATATGATGAGAAGAAGAGAATGGAACGTTTCCCGAGTATCCATGCCGATGACATGTTTCGTGCCCTCGTAGAGATCCTTAAGGAAGGGAATAATGTTAAAGTAGGAGCTGTGCGAGCCTTCTTATTCAGCATGATGCCGCCCAGAGGCGAGGGAACCACTATCTATAATAATGAGGACTGGGCACGCGAAGATGCATTATCCCGCATTCGGTGGGCCAAGCGTCTCGCTGCAACGGGCGATATTAATGATGCAATAAAGGAGTATCATTACGAATTAGGTTTGCTGTCGCGCTTTGAGCTCGCGAACTCCCGGGAAGAGATCTATCGGCTGGTGAAGGATGAGTACAGAGAAAGCATTCGCCGGAATGAAAAGTATAACAATGCCCTTGAGACTCTCATCACCACCGTGAAGGCAAAGCCGGGGATCCGTGAGGCAAGTCTCCATAGGCACTCGAAGCTTTCACCGAAAGACATGCACTACGTCCAACTTGCTGCTGAAGATCTTGGTTGCATAAGAAGGATGGTAAAGGGTAAGACGTCGGTCTTCTTCCCGACCTGA